The Streptococcus mitis genome has a segment encoding these proteins:
- a CDS encoding M protein trans-acting positive regulator PRD domain-containing protein, producing MRNLLSTKDQRQLRLMETLIQHRDWLKLHELADKLGCTERILKSDLNELRLAFPSIDIQSSVNGIMIDLEVNTSLEDVYQYFLANSQSFQLLEYMFFNEGLPIYRTIENLHSSNANLYRLGRNITKILSSQFQIELSFTPSEIRGNEIDIRYFFAQYFSERYYFLDWPFPDLPEEDLTEFADFFYKITNYPMRFSIYRMYKLMIAISIYRIKNGHFIDLPNHFFDEYYPILASIPNFEEILVHFSEKLGLEITPDIIAQIFISFIQNNLFLDPQEFFNSLEENSEARYSYQLLSQILERLSKQYKITFTNHDELIWHLHNTAFFARQEIFSTPILFEQKALTIKNFEVYFPDFMKSARQELAQYRQAIGQHDHPEQLEHLMYTILTHAENLSTQLLENRPPIKVLIISNFDHALSLTLKDMLTYYCNNRFTFDTWDELETSPEILNQTDYDIIVSNFYIPGITKKFICRNHLSIMNLVNHLNCLSNEIHISNTL from the coding sequence ATGAGAAACCTTTTATCCACAAAAGATCAAAGACAATTACGCTTAATGGAAACCCTAATTCAACATCGCGATTGGTTGAAATTACATGAACTTGCCGACAAGTTAGGATGTACAGAACGAATCTTAAAAAGTGATTTAAATGAATTACGTCTTGCCTTTCCATCTATTGACATCCAATCTTCTGTTAACGGAATCATGATAGATTTAGAAGTTAACACTAGTTTAGAAGATGTTTATCAATATTTTCTTGCTAATTCTCAATCTTTTCAATTACTAGAGTATATGTTCTTCAATGAGGGGCTACCTATTTATCGAACAATAGAAAATCTTCACTCTAGTAATGCCAACCTCTATCGATTGGGCAGAAATATTACAAAGATTCTTTCATCTCAGTTTCAAATTGAATTATCTTTTACTCCATCCGAGATACGTGGAAATGAGATCGATATTCGTTACTTTTTTGCCCAATACTTTTCTGAGCGCTATTATTTCCTTGATTGGCCTTTTCCTGACCTTCCTGAAGAGGATTTAACAGAGTTTGCTGACTTCTTCTATAAAATTACGAATTATCCAATGCGATTTTCAATTTATAGAATGTACAAACTAATGATAGCTATCAGTATTTACCGCATCAAAAATGGTCATTTCATCGACTTACCAAATCATTTCTTTGATGAATACTATCCTATTTTAGCAAGCATTCCAAACTTTGAGGAGATACTTGTCCATTTTTCTGAAAAACTGGGACTGGAAATCACTCCAGATATCATCGCACAAATTTTTATTTCCTTTATTCAAAACAATCTTTTCTTAGATCCTCAAGAGTTCTTTAATTCATTAGAAGAAAACAGTGAAGCAAGATACTCTTATCAATTACTGAGTCAAATATTAGAACGCCTATCAAAACAATATAAGATTACCTTTACCAACCACGATGAGCTGATTTGGCATTTACACAACACTGCTTTCTTTGCAAGACAGGAAATCTTTTCTACCCCAATCTTATTTGAACAAAAAGCATTGACGATTAAAAATTTCGAAGTTTACTTCCCAGACTTTATGAAGAGTGCGCGTCAAGAACTGGCTCAATACCGTCAAGCAATTGGACAGCATGACCATCCTGAACAGTTGGAACACTTGATGTACACCATCTTAACCCATGCTGAAAACCTCTCTACTCAGTTGTTAGAAAATCGACCACCTATCAAGGTTTTGATTATCAGTAACTTTGACCACGCCCTATCACTTACTTTAAAGGATATGCTTACATACTATTGTAACAATCGATTCACCTTTGATACTTGGGATGAATTGGAAACAAGCCCTGAGATTTTAAATCAGACAGACTACGATATCATTGTGTCTAATTTCTATATTCCAGGAATTACCAAGAAGTTTATTTGCCGAAACCATCTGTCAATCATGAATTTGGTTAATCATCTTAACTGTTTATCAAATGAGATTCATATATCCAATACTTTATAA
- a CDS encoding SIALI-17 repeat-containing surface protein, translating into MKHSHKKSFDWYSMQQRYSIRKYHFGAASVLLGTALVLGTAANAQSVQAEEQHPEATNSVSVDKVDEATKPAEVSTPKKETTYAAPTVANPVETTPAKSDEAKAPAEKVEEVKDKKEEVTHQDAVDKSKLLTALSRAKKLESKLYTEASAANLQASIQAGQSLLGKADATEAELSVAESSIQSAIIGLELRSNSNKGTVSETPVAKKADAAEAKEEAKPAATTDRSAVDSAVLPTSTAAKVETTSAPAATNEILKPGLSLSDARQNPAIRKEDLDKGHSGFRAASNPANPIVSGSGNTVAFSDISQGGRSYSFRGYGNSRGGNSIHYDVTTVRQGNRLNFTIKYSGPGEFVNNNFILDKGDGFGNPSNATITTPRLREQSKPISQGANFVSHSGYSMTSATSTNVEQTIRFSLPIINPNGDLSVRLKPVTFNVDQGGGGAATSNDPYSNSNYYYRANPLYLDANPYGGTNNKTVSEDIDFQTVYLPTTKLPEGQTRLVREGEKGQRQITYKVHRFGNETLLGLPISNSVTKEAKPRIMQIGVAKELIDTVKPRVDQNKVGDTNNLTFYLDNDGNGVYTEGVDELVQKIAIKDGAKGEKGDQGERGLTGAQGAKGEKGDQGERGLTGAQGAKGEKGDRGERGLTGAQGAKGEKGDQGERGLTGAQGAKGEKGDQGERGLTGAQGAKGEKGDRGERGLTGAQGAKGEKGDRGERGLTGAQGAKGEKGDQGERGLTGAQGAKGEKGDQGERGLTGAQGAKGEKGDRGERGLTGAQGAKGEKGDQGERGLTGAQGAKGEKGDRGERGLTGAQGAKGEKGDQGERGLTGAQGAKGEKGDQGQAGRDGVTPTVTVKDNKEDGTHTITINDGRGNVTSTVVRDGFDGASPLVATQRNEADKTTTVIFYYDQNDNNEFDAGDTKLKEVVIADGAKGEKGDQGERGLTGAQGEKGERGDRGETGAAGRDGKTPKITTARGADGRSTDITFTIPGEEPVTVNIKDGKDGRTPTIDLNALAEAAARLNNQRSGRVRRALADAPSTAPAEKPREGTLITAYFDNNGNGRYDEGIDELIAKQPIYNGTDGANGAAGAAGRNGAELLSGPKPPTSNDGKDGDTYIDATTGDVYKKENGTWDKIGNIRGPQGLKGEAGVAGPQGPQGLQGPKGEQGVQGLQGRDGAQGPAGRDGREGVPGPAGRDGRDGAAGRDGRDGRDGKDVLNGKVDPTTEGKDGDKYVNTETGDVFVKNNGTWEKEGNIKGPKGDKGAEGAQGPKGADGAQGLPGRDGRDGAAGRDGRDGRDGKDVLNGKVDPTTEGKDGDKYVNTETGDVFVKNNGTWEKEGNIKGPKGDKGAEGAQGPKGADGAQGLPGRDGRDGAAGRDGRDGRDGKDVLNGKVDPTTEGKDGDKYVNTETGDVFVKNNGTWEKEGNIKGPKGDKGAEGAQGPKGADGAQGLPGRDGRDGAAGRDGRDGRDGKDVLNGKVDPTTEGKDGDKYVNTETGDVFVKNNGTWEKEGNIKGPKGDKGAEGAQGPKGADGAQGLPGRDGRDGVAGRDGRDGRDGKDVLNGKVDPTTEGKDGDKYVNTETGDVFVKNNGTWEKEGNIKGPKGDKGAEGAQGPKGADGAQGLPGRDGKDVLNGKVDPTTEGKDGDKYVNTETGDVFVKNNGTWEKEGNIKGPKGDKGAEGAQGPKGADGAQGLPGRDGRDGAAGRDGRDGRDGKDVLNGKVDPTTEGKDGDKYVNTETGDVFVKNNGTWEKEGNIKGPKGDKGAEGAQGPKGADGAQGLPGRDGRDGAAGRDGRDGRDGKDVLNGKVDPTTEGKDGDKYVNTETGDVFVKNNGTWEKEGNIKGPKGDKGAEGAQGPKGADGAQGLPGRDGRDGAAGRDGRDGRDGKDVLNGKVDPTTEGKDGDKYVNTETGDVFVKNNGNWDKEGNIKGPKGDKGERGEDGKTPEVTVTPGKDGHSTDITFTVPGKDPVTVNVKNGENGLNGKTPKVDLLRVEGQNGNPSHTIVTFYTDENNDGKYTPGTDELLGSEMIKDGAKGADGRDGKSLLTVKDGKETKVYQEDPAHPGQPLNPEKPLAVIKDGVDGVSPTVTAVRKDEEGHKGVEITVDNHDGSQPTTVFVQDGAKGETGATGQDGQTPTITTQRGQDGQSTLVTITTPGKDPVTFTVKDGKNGKDGRTPFIDLNALVEAVRRGAGSTSNSQPSGTSRSTRNRRALPDEDRSATESSETVQPTTTDATDSQPVNGTRITAYYDNNGNGKYDPGVDELIGTRDILNGTNGRNGTDGASGTNGRNGAELLSGVTAPTANDGKDGDTYIDANTGDVYKKENGSWNKIGNIRGPQGVAGEKGEKGEKGEKGEKGENGANGADGKSPVVNVTDNGDGTHSITVRNPDGSESTTKVKDGKDGKTANITTTENPDGSHTITVTNPDGTTKETVVKNGKDGKTPKVEVTDNNDGTHTVKVTDGDGNVTNAIIKDGKDGKAATATTTENPDGSHRVTITNPDGTKNEFVVKNGRDGVDGRTPTASVRDNGDGSHTIVITNPEGVTTETTVRDGKSPKVTITDEQNGTHKISVLNGDGTTTETIIKDGKSPVATVTDNHDGTYTIRVENGNGTVSETTVRDGKSPTAKVVDNGDGTHTITVVNSDGTTTTTTVRDGKEPKLEVIDNNNGSHTIKVTGADGKETTTTIFDGKSPKANIVDNGDGTHTLTIVDSDGRQYKSIIKDGKDGKDGVSPTVTVKNNNDGTHVVTIINPDGSKTEMVIKDGKDGKSPKVSVEDNGDGSHTITIINSDGTVTKTVIKDGKDGRDGRDGKDGKDGKCGCQDKPVTPSNDKPVPPTRNVPERPTFAMPEPPVHELPEFNGGVPGMPEVHELPEFNGGVPGMPEVHELPEFNGGVPGMPEVNELPNPEVPGMPTPPVHEIPEFNGGVPGMPEVNDKPTSNIPEVPTQPNSNVPVQPVTPLTSNPVAPTTGKEKHGDKLPETGSQSDYISVLLGSGILLSLYVGRRKED; encoded by the coding sequence ATGAAACATTCACATAAGAAATCATTTGACTGGTATAGCATGCAACAACGATACTCTATTCGTAAGTATCACTTTGGTGCAGCTAGTGTCTTGCTCGGTACAGCCTTAGTATTGGGAACTGCCGCTAATGCGCAATCAGTACAAGCAGAGGAACAACATCCTGAGGCAACTAATAGTGTCTCTGTTGATAAGGTAGATGAAGCTACTAAACCAGCAGAAGTTTCTACACCTAAAAAAGAAACAACTTATGCAGCTCCAACTGTTGCGAACCCAGTAGAAACGACTCCAGCTAAATCTGATGAAGCTAAAGCGCCAGCAGAAAAAGTTGAAGAAGTAAAAGATAAAAAAGAAGAAGTAACGCATCAAGATGCTGTTGACAAGTCAAAATTGTTAACAGCTCTTTCGCGTGCTAAAAAATTAGAAAGCAAGTTATATACAGAAGCAAGTGCTGCTAACTTGCAAGCAAGTATCCAAGCTGGTCAAAGCTTGCTTGGAAAAGCAGATGCAACTGAAGCTGAATTATCAGTAGCAGAGTCATCTATTCAATCAGCTATTATTGGTCTAGAACTTCGTTCTAACTCTAACAAAGGAACTGTATCAGAAACGCCTGTAGCGAAGAAAGCTGACGCGGCAGAAGCCAAAGAAGAAGCTAAACCAGCTGCAACAACTGATCGTTCAGCTGTTGATAGCGCTGTTTTGCCAACTAGCACAGCTGCCAAAGTAGAAACAACTTCAGCTCCAGCAGCTACTAATGAAATCTTGAAACCAGGTTTGAGCCTTTCTGATGCTCGCCAAAATCCAGCTATCCGTAAGGAAGACTTAGATAAAGGGCATAGTGGCTTTAGAGCGGCTAGCAATCCAGCCAACCCAATTGTCTCAGGTTCTGGAAATACAGTTGCATTTTCAGATATCAGCCAAGGTGGTCGTAGCTATAGTTTCCGTGGCTACGGGAACTCACGTGGTGGTAATTCAATTCATTACGATGTAACAACAGTACGTCAAGGTAATAGATTGAATTTCACAATTAAATACTCTGGTCCAGGTGAATTTGTTAATAATAACTTTATCTTGGATAAAGGGGATGGATTTGGAAATCCTTCAAATGCGACTATCACAACCCCTAGATTGAGAGAACAATCAAAACCTATTAGCCAGGGTGCCAACTTTGTATCTCACTCAGGATACAGTATGACCTCTGCAACTTCAACTAACGTGGAACAAACAATCAGATTTAGTTTGCCTATCATTAATCCAAATGGTGACTTGTCTGTACGTTTGAAACCTGTTACTTTTAACGTGGACCAAGGTGGTGGTGGTGCCGCTACTAGCAATGACCCATACAGTAACTCTAACTATTATTATAGAGCAAACCCACTATACTTGGATGCAAACCCTTATGGTGGTACTAATAACAAGACTGTTTCAGAAGACATTGACTTCCAAACTGTCTATCTTCCAACTACTAAGTTACCAGAAGGTCAAACCAGATTAGTTCGAGAAGGTGAAAAAGGACAACGTCAAATTACCTATAAAGTCCATCGATTTGGTAACGAAACACTTTTAGGATTGCCAATTAGTAATTCTGTTACTAAAGAAGCTAAGCCACGTATTATGCAAATTGGTGTGGCTAAAGAGCTAATCGATACAGTAAAACCACGTGTTGATCAAAATAAAGTTGGTGATACAAATAACCTCACTTTCTATCTTGATAACGATGGAAACGGTGTTTATACTGAGGGCGTAGACGAACTTGTTCAAAAAATTGCTATTAAAGATGGAGCCAAGGGTGAAAAAGGGGACCAAGGCGAACGTGGTCTCACTGGAGCCCAAGGTGCCAAAGGTGAAAAAGGGGATCAAGGCGAACGTGGTCTCACTGGAGCCCAAGGTGCCAAAGGTGAAAAAGGAGACCGAGGCGAACGCGGTCTAACCGGAGCACAAGGTGCTAAAGGTGAAAAAGGAGACCAAGGTGAACGCGGTCTGACTGGAGCACAAGGTGCTAAAGGTGAAAAAGGAGACCAAGGTGAACGCGGTCTGACTGGAGCACAAGGTGCTAAAGGTGAAAAAGGAGACCGAGGCGAACGCGGTCTAACTGGAGCACAAGGTGCTAAAGGTGAAAAAGGGGACCGAGGCGAACGCGGTCTCACTGGGGCACAAGGTGCTAAAGGTGAAAAAGGAGACCAAGGTGAACGCGGTCTCACTGGGGCACAAGGTGCTAAAGGTGAAAAAGGAGACCAAGGTGAACGCGGTCTAACTGGAGCACAAGGTGCTAAAGGTGAAAAAGGGGACCGAGGCGAACGCGGTCTCACTGGGGCACAAGGTGCTAAAGGTGAAAAAGGAGACCAAGGTGAACGCGGTCTAACTGGAGCACAAGGTGCTAAAGGTGAAAAAGGGGACCGAGGCGAACGCGGTCTAACTGGAGCACAAGGTGCTAAAGGTGAAAAAGGAGACCAAGGTGAACGCGGTCTAACCGGAGCACAAGGTGCCAAAGGTGAAAAAGGAGACCAAGGTCAGGCAGGTCGTGACGGTGTAACTCCAACCGTAACCGTTAAAGATAATAAAGAAGACGGTACTCACACTATCACTATTAACGACGGTAGAGGTAATGTTACAAGTACTGTTGTAAGAGATGGTTTCGATGGAGCAAGCCCATTAGTTGCTACTCAACGAAATGAAGCCGATAAAACAACAACTGTTATCTTCTATTATGATCAAAATGACAACAACGAATTTGATGCAGGAGATACAAAACTAAAAGAAGTTGTCATTGCAGATGGTGCCAAAGGTGAAAAAGGAGACCAAGGAGAACGTGGTCTAACCGGAGCGCAAGGTGAAAAAGGAGAACGTGGAGACCGTGGTGAAACAGGAGCAGCGGGACGTGACGGAAAAACTCCAAAAATCACAACTGCTCGTGGAGCAGACGGCCGTAGTACTGATATTACATTTACTATTCCTGGTGAAGAACCTGTAACAGTTAACATTAAAGATGGTAAAGATGGACGTACACCAACCATCGACTTAAATGCCTTAGCTGAAGCAGCAGCAAGATTAAACAATCAAAGAAGCGGAAGAGTAAGAAGAGCTTTAGCAGACGCCCCATCTACAGCACCAGCAGAAAAACCAAGAGAAGGTACTCTTATTACAGCGTACTTTGATAACAATGGTAATGGTCGATACGATGAAGGTATAGATGAATTAATTGCTAAACAACCAATTTATAATGGTACAGACGGTGCCAATGGTGCAGCAGGTGCAGCCGGACGTAATGGTGCTGAACTATTAAGTGGACCTAAACCACCAACATCAAATGATGGTAAAGATGGTGACACTTATATCGATGCAACTACAGGTGACGTTTATAAGAAAGAAAACGGAACTTGGGATAAGATTGGTAACATTCGTGGACCTCAAGGTCTAAAAGGTGAAGCCGGAGTTGCAGGACCACAAGGACCACAAGGGCTACAAGGACCTAAGGGTGAACAGGGTGTTCAAGGTCTTCAAGGACGTGATGGAGCGCAAGGACCTGCAGGACGTGACGGACGTGAAGGTGTACCAGGACCAGCGGGACGCGACGGACGTGATGGTGCAGCAGGTCGTGACGGCCGTGATGGACGCGACGGAAAAGACGTATTGAATGGCAAAGTTGATCCAACAACAGAAGGTAAAGACGGCGATAAATACGTTAACACAGAAACAGGTGACGTTTTCGTTAAGAATAACGGCACATGGGAAAAAGAAGGTAACATCAAGGGACCTAAGGGTGATAAAGGTGCAGAAGGAGCGCAAGGACCTAAAGGTGCGGATGGAGCTCAAGGTTTACCAGGACGCGACGGACGTGATGGCGCAGCAGGTCGTGACGGCCGTGATGGACGCGACGGAAAAGACGTATTGAACGGCAAAGTTGATCCAACAACAGAAGGTAAAGACGGCGATAAATACGTTAACACAGAAACAGGTGACGTTTTCGTTAAGAATAACGGCACATGGGAAAAAGAAGGTAACATCAAGGGACCTAAGGGTGATAAAGGTGCAGAAGGAGCGCAAGGACCTAAAGGTGCGGATGGAGCTCAAGGTTTACCAGGACGCGACGGACGTGATGGCGCAGCAGGTCGTGACGGCCGTGATGGACGCGACGGAAAAGACGTATTGAACGGCAAAGTTGATCCAACAACAGAAGGTAAAGACGGCGATAAATACGTTAACACAGAAACAGGTGACGTTTTCGTTAAGAATAACGGCACATGGGAAAAAGAAGGTAACATCAAGGGACCTAAGGGTGATAAAGGTGCAGAAGGAGCGCAAGGACCTAAAGGTGCGGATGGAGCTCAAGGTTTACCAGGACGCGATGGACGTGATGGCGCAGCAGGTCGTGACGGCCGTGATGGACGCGACGGAAAAGACGTATTGAACGGCAAAGTTGATCCAACAACAGAAGGTAAAGACGGCGATAAATACGTTAACACAGAAACAGGTGACGTTTTCGTTAAGAATAACGGCACATGGGAAAAAGAAGGTAACATCAAGGGACCTAAGGGTGATAAAGGTGCAGAAGGAGCGCAAGGACCTAAAGGTGCGGATGGAGCTCAAGGTTTACCAGGACGCGATGGACGTGATGGCGTAGCAGGTCGTGACGGCCGTGATGGACGCGACGGAAAAGACGTATTGAATGGCAAAGTTGATCCAACAACAGAAGGTAAAGACGGCGATAAATACGTTAACACAGAAACAGGTGACGTTTTCGTTAAGAATAACGGCACATGGGAAAAAGAAGGTAACATCAAGGGACCTAAGGGTGATAAAGGTGCAGAAGGAGCGCAAGGACCTAAAGGTGCGGATGGAGCTCAAGGTTTACCAGGACGCGACGGAAAAGACGTATTGAACGGCAAAGTTGATCCAACAACAGAAGGTAAAGACGGCGATAAATACGTTAACACAGAAACAGGTGACGTTTTCGTTAAGAATAACGGCACATGGGAAAAAGAAGGTAACATCAAGGGACCTAAGGGTGATAAAGGTGCAGAAGGAGCGCAAGGACCTAAAGGTGCGGATGGAGCTCAAGGTTTACCAGGACGCGATGGACGTGATGGCGCAGCAGGTCGTGACGGCCGTGATGGACGCGACGGAAAAGACGTATTGAACGGCAAAGTTGATCCAACAACAGAAGGTAAAGACGGCGATAAATACGTTAACACAGAAACAGGTGACGTTTTCGTTAAGAATAACGGCACATGGGAAAAAGAAGGTAACATCAAGGGACCTAAGGGTGATAAAGGTGCAGAAGGAGCGCAAGGACCTAAAGGTGCGGATGGAGCTCAAGGTTTACCAGGACGCGACGGACGTGATGGCGCAGCAGGTCGTGACGGCCGTGATGGACGCGACGGAAAAGACGTATTGAACGGCAAAGTTGATCCAACAACAGAAGGTAAAGACGGCGATAAATACGTTAACACAGAAACAGGTGACGTTTTCGTTAAGAATAACGGCACATGGGAAAAAGAAGGTAACATCAAGGGACCTAAGGGTGATAAAGGTGCAGAAGGAGCGCAAGGACCTAAAGGTGCGGATGGAGCTCAAGGTTTACCAGGACGCGATGGACGTGATGGCGCAGCAGGTCGTGACGGCCGTGATGGACGCGACGGAAAAGACGTATTGAACGGCAAAGTTGATCCAACAACAGAAGGTAAAGACGGCGATAAATACGTCAATACAGAAACAGGTGACGTCTTCGTTAAGAATAACGGCAACTGGGATAAAGAAGGCAACATCAAGGGACCTAAGGGTGATAAAGGTGAACGTGGAGAAGATGGTAAGACTCCAGAAGTAACTGTAACTCCAGGTAAAGATGGTCATAGTACCGACATTACATTCACTGTTCCAGGTAAAGATCCAGTTACAGTAAATGTTAAGAACGGTGAAAATGGTCTGAACGGTAAAACTCCAAAAGTTGATTTGCTTCGTGTTGAAGGACAAAACGGAAATCCATCTCATACAATTGTGACATTCTATACTGATGAAAACAATGATGGTAAGTACACTCCAGGAACTGATGAACTTCTAGGTTCTGAAATGATTAAAGATGGTGCTAAAGGTGCGGACGGACGTGATGGTAAATCATTACTTACTGTCAAAGATGGTAAAGAAACTAAAGTTTACCAAGAAGATCCAGCACATCCAGGTCAACCATTGAACCCAGAAAAACCTCTAGCAGTTATTAAAGACGGAGTGGACGGTGTCTCTCCAACGGTAACAGCTGTTCGTAAGGATGAAGAAGGTCATAAAGGTGTAGAAATCACGGTGGATAACCATGATGGTTCACAACCAACTACAGTCTTTGTTCAAGATGGTGCTAAGGGAGAAACTGGTGCAACCGGTCAGGATGGACAAACTCCTACAATCACTACTCAACGTGGACAAGATGGCCAAAGCACTCTTGTAACTATCACAACACCAGGTAAAGATCCAGTAACCTTCACTGTCAAAGATGGTAAGAATGGTAAAGATGGACGTACACCATTTATTGACTTAAATGCATTGGTGGAAGCAGTTAGAAGAGGTGCTGGATCAACTTCTAATTCACAACCTTCTGGAACATCAAGAAGTACAAGAAATAGAAGAGCATTACCAGATGAAGATAGAAGTGCAACTGAGTCATCAGAAACAGTACAACCAACAACTACAGATGCAACAGATTCACAACCAGTAAATGGTACTCGTATTACAGCATACTATGATAATAATGGTAACGGTAAATACGATCCAGGTGTGGATGAATTAATTGGTACAAGAGATATCTTGAATGGTACAAATGGACGTAATGGTACAGATGGAGCTTCTGGTACAAATGGACGTAACGGTGCTGAATTACTAAGTGGAGTTACTGCCCCAACTGCTAATGATGGTAAAGACGGTGATACTTATATCGACGCCAATACAGGTGATGTTTACAAGAAAGAAAATGGTTCTTGGAACAAGATTGGTAATATCCGTGGACCTCAAGGAGTAGCCGGTGAAAAAGGTGAAAAAGGTGAAAAAGGTGAAAAAGGTGAAAAAGGTGAAAACGGAGCTAATGGAGCAGACGGTAAATCACCAGTTGTAAATGTAACGGACAATGGAGATGGAACACACTCTATTACTGTTAGAAACCCTGATGGTTCTGAATCAACAACTAAAGTTAAAGATGGTAAAGACGGTAAAACTGCCAATATCACTACAACAGAAAATCCAGATGGAAGTCACACAATTACTGTAACAAATCCAGATGGAACAACTAAAGAAACAGTTGTTAAGAATGGTAAAGATGGTAAGACTCCAAAAGTTGAAGTGACTGATAACAACGATGGAACTCACACTGTTAAAGTTACGGATGGAGATGGCAATGTTACGAATGCTATCATCAAAGATGGTAAAGATGGTAAAGCTGCAACAGCAACAACAACAGAAAACCCAGATGGAAGCCACAGAGTAACAATCACTAACCCAGACGGAACTAAGAATGAGTTTGTTGTGAAAAATGGACGTGACGGTGTTGACGGACGTACTCCAACCGCATCTGTTCGTGATAATGGAGACGGAAGTCATACAATCGTTATTACAAATCCAGAAGGTGTGACAACTGAAACAACAGTACGTGATGGTAAATCACCAAAAGTGACTATAACTGATGAACAAAATGGAACTCATAAGATCTCAGTTCTAAATGGTGACGGCACAACTACTGAAACAATCATTAAAGATGGTAAATCACCAGTAGCGACTGTTACTGACAACCATGATGGTACTTACACAATTCGTGTAGAAAACGGTAATGGTACTGTTTCTGAAACCACAGTTCGTGACGGTAAATCACCAACTGCTAAGGTTGTAGATAATGGAGATGGAACTCACACTATCACAGTTGTGAACTCAGACGGTACAACTACAACAACTACAGTTCGTGATGGTAAAGAACCAAAACTTGAAGTGATTGATAACAACAATGGTTCACACACTATTAAAGTGACAGGAGCTGATGGTAAAGAAACTACAACTACAATCTTTGATGGTAAATCACCAAAAGCGAATATCGTAGATAACGGAGATGGAACTCACACATTAACAATCGTAGATTCTGATGGTCGTCAATACAAATCTATTATCAAAGATGGTAAAGACGGTAAAGATGGCGTTTCACCAACTGTAACTGTTAAAAATAATAACGATGGAACTCACGTTGTTACAATTATTAATCCAGATGGAAGTAAGACAGAAATGGTGATTAAAGACGGTAAAGATGGTAAATCACCAAAAGTTTCTGTTGAAGATAATGGTGATGGTAGTCATACAATCACAATCATCAATTCTGACGGAACTGTGACAAAAACAGTTATTAAAGATGGCAAAGATGGTCGCGATGGACGTGACGGTAAAGATGGCAAAGATGGTAAATGTGGTTGCCAAGACAAACCAGTAACACCATCAAATGACAAACCAGTTCCTCCAACACGTAATGTGCCAGAAAGACCAACGTTTGCAATGCCAGAACCACCAGTTCATGAATTGCCAGAATTCAACGGTGGTGTTCCAGGAATGCCAGAAGTTCATGAATTGCCAGAATTCAATGGTGGTGTGCCAGGTATGCCAGAAGTTCATGAATTGCCAGAATTCAATGGTGGTGTGCCAGGTATGCCAGAAGTCAATGAACTTCCTAATCCAGAAGTTCCAGGAATGCCAACACCTCCAGTTCATGAAATTCCAGAATTTAATGGCGGAGTACCTGGTATGCCAGAAGTCAATGACAAACCAACTTCAAACATTCCTGAAGTTCCAACACAACCAAATTCAAATGTACCAGTTCAACCGGTAACACCATTAACTTCTAACCCAGTAGCACCAACTACAGGTAAAGAAAAACATGGGGACAAATTACCTGAAACTGGAAGCCAATCTGATTATATCTCTGTTCTTTTAGGTAGCGGTATTCTATTGAGCCTATATGTAGGACGAAGAAAAGAAGATTAA
- the yaaA gene encoding peroxide stress protein YaaA, translated as MKILIPTAKEMNTDLPSIEATPLKPESQAVLDALALYSASQLESFYKVSAEKAAEEFQNIQVLKRQTAQHYPALKLFDGLMYRHIKRDKLTEAEQAYLENHVFITSALYGVVSALSPMAPHRLDFLMKLKVAGKTLKSHWKVAYDEALKQEEVIFSLLSSEFETVFSKEIREKMVTFKFMEDRGGQLKIHSTISKKARGTFLTVLIENQVQTVEEARRLRFAGFNYREDLSQPQELVFVKEV; from the coding sequence ATGAAAATTTTAATCCCAACAGCAAAAGAAATGAACACAGATTTGCCAAGTATTGAAGCCACTCCTTTAAAGCCAGAAAGTCAGGCCGTGCTTGATGCCTTGGCTCTCTATTCTGCTAGTCAATTGGAGAGTTTTTACAAGGTATCAGCTGAAAAGGCGGCGGAAGAATTTCAAAATATCCAAGTTTTGAAAAGGCAGACTGCTCAACACTACCCAGCCTTGAAACTTTTTGATGGGCTGATGTACCGCCACATCAAGCGAGATAAATTGACCGAGGCAGAACAAGCCTATCTTGAAAATCATGTCTTTATTACCTCGGCTTTGTACGGAGTCGTTTCAGCCTTGTCACCTATGGCGCCTCACCGTTTGGACTTTTTGATGAAGTTAAAAGTCGCTGGTAAGACTTTAAAGAGTCATTGGAAGGTAGCCTATGATGAGGCTCTGAAGCAGGAAGAAGTGATTTTCTCCCTCTTGTCATCGGAGTTTGAGACTGTATTTTCTAAGGAAATCAGAGAAAAAATGGTGACCTTCAAATTCATGGAGGATAGAGGTGGTCAGCTGAAGATTCACTCAACCATTTCCAAGAAAGCGCGTGGTACCTTCCTGACAGTCCTGATAGAAAATCAAGTACAAACGGTGGAAGAAGCTCGTCGCTTAAGATTTGCAGGATTTAACTACCGAGAAGACCTGTCCCAGCCACAGGAATTGGTTTTTGTAAAGGAAGTATAG